One genomic window of Misgurnus anguillicaudatus chromosome 12, ASM2758022v2, whole genome shotgun sequence includes the following:
- the LOC129447483 gene encoding ribonuclease inhibitor-like, with protein MKVLNLSKNELDDTKVKQLAALLEDKHCKLKTLLLSDCGLTERSCSTLATVLSNTNLKELDISHNNLLDSGVEKLQNELKNTNCKLEKLRMSTCSITEAGYNSLALALELNPSHLTELDLTGNDPGESGVKKLIDVPKKSNCTLKTLKFLEGPAEEACRNLMKVLNENPLLMRELNLSKNTLGNTTVNQLAALLRDKHCKLKKIQLCECSIKVKQCEILTAALRSNPSYLRELSLSNNKIKNGVKHIGDLLKDPNCKLENLELRNCSLIDEDYSSLISSSLKRLYLSGNELGDAGVKNLCVLLRSSETKLETLELCGCSITEKQCADLSAALRSNLSYLRELNLSGNAIKDGVRDLFELLNYSDCKLEKLELCKCSITDKHCEILTAALCSKHSSLRELNLSENDLKNKGLKHLCDILNNSHCKLEKLG; from the exons ATGAAAGTGCTGAATCTGAGTAAAAATGAACTAGATGACACAAAAGTAAAGCAGCTGGCTGCCCTTCTGGAAGATAAGCACTGTAAACTAAAGACACTTCT GTTGAGTGATTGTGGTCTAACCGAAAGAAGCTGCTCAACTTTAGCTACCGTTCTATCAAACACCAATCTGAAAGAGCTGGACATAAGCCACAATAATTTGCTTGATTCAGGAGTGGAGAAACTACAGAATGAATTAAAAAATACTAACTGCAAACTGGAGAAACTAAG AATGTCAACATGCAGTATTACAGAAGCAGGTTATAACAGTTTGGCTTTAGCTCTGGAGTTAAACCCCTCACACCTGACAGAGCTGGATCTTACAGGAAATGATCCTGGAGAATCAGGAGTGAAGAAGCTCATCGATGTACCAAAGAAATCAAACTGTACACTTAAAACACTGAA GTTTTTGGAAGGTCCTGCAGAGGAAGCCTGTCGGAATTTGATGAAAGTTCTCAATGAAAACCCTTTACTCATGAGAGAGCTGAATCTGAGTAAAAATACACTTGGGAACACAACAGTGAATCAGTTAGCCGCCCTACTGAGGGATAAGCACTGTAAACTAAAGAAGATTCA GCTttgtgaatgcagcattaaaGTAAAACAATGTGAAATCCTGACTGCAGCTCTGCGTTCAAACCCTTCATACCTCAGAGAACTGAGCCTcagtaataataaaataaaaaatggagTAAAGCACATAGGTGATCTACTAAAAGATCCAAACTGCAAACTGGAGAATTTGGA GTTAAGAAACTGCAGTTTAATTGATGAAGATTACTCATCTCTGATTTCATCAAGCCTGAAACGGCTATACCTGAGTGGAAATGAACTAGGAGACGCAGGAGTTAAAAACCTCTGTGTTCTACTAAGGAGTTCAGAAACTAAGCTAGAAACACTAGA GCTTTGTGGATGCAGCATTACAGAGAAACAATGTGCCGACCTGTCTGCAGCTCTGCGTTCAAACCTTTCATATCTGAGAGAACTGAACCTCAGTGGAAATGCAATAAAAGATGGAGTGAGAGACTTATTTGAACTACTAAATTATTCAGACTGCAAACTGGAGAAACTGGA GCTTTGTAAATGCAGTATTACAGACAAACATTGTGAAATCCTGACTGCAGCTCTGTGTTCAAAACATTCATCCCTGAGAGAGCTGAACCTCAGTGAAAATGATCTAAAAAATAAAGGACTTAAGCACTTGTGTGATATACTGAATAACTCACACTGCAAACTGGAGAAGTTGGGGTGA